In Impatiens glandulifera unplaced genomic scaffold, dImpGla2.1, whole genome shotgun sequence, the sequence CCACTTGTATATTGTATTTGGCCGAAGAAGCATCGGACAGGTTGGAGTTCTTACCTTCTTGGGACTCCATAGACCAAGATCTGCTTTCATTATATGGGCAATACCGATCTACTTTAGTAGATCATATGGATTTAGAAAAAGCTTCACATTTTGATGAATTGGAAACATCCCTTTTCCATTTCTATTTACCCAGTTCATATCTTTCTTTCGTGTGTTCCCGGGAGGAATTCGATCTCTTCAATCTCGGGATACCACCTAAATAACTGCGGTCAGAGAGTCAAATAGGTCGGGAAGAAAGAGTCTGAGGTCGGGTTGGACGACATACATCTTGGCCGGTCTCACCACCACTAGAGATTAGagatatatataatctttcttctaaataaaaaaaaagagatttaattattatttaaatagctGCAAGACCAAAACAGGATGCAAAGAACCGAAAGCTCTGATTTTAAGTTCCTCCCGCTTACATCCCCCTCaacattcttggaaaacaatCGAATCGAAGGTCCGGAGGAGAATTGGCCATTCAATCTTGTGAACTAATCGAGACCAAAATAGGAAAAAGAGATACGAACGGAGAGGAATAACCAATCAATAAAAGAACATGAAACCATTCTGTTTCAATAGAGGTACGAGAAAAGGTTGGGGGCAATGAAGTAGGTGAAGTGGTTGAATTTTGCGAGCTGTTCCAACCACTGCTGGATTGAATTCCAAGAGCCAAACGAAAATGAATACCACACAGAAGAGTCAAGACCAGGCTCCCTAATAGAATGTTTAACCGATCCATTCCGGATCGACCGAATTGGTACAGAAGTTGTAACATGGGAAAACCACGGAAAACACGACTTATTTGAATAACCCGGTGACCTACCAATTGTAGAAGTAGGATCCTTGGCAAGCAATAAGCActtaaataatacaattcaagtgtaccatcttctttctcatttcGAGGAAAGGGTGTGGAAGGAAAAGGAAACAACGGAGGGATCCGAATCGGACCTAAATGGGAATGACATGAAAAGTGTTTTTCAAAACCTAGCATTAAGGGCGTTACGACGATATACGAGAGGAATGGAGAAAAACTCGTGATTGGTGTGAAGGAGAAGATCTGTTTATGATATAGTTCAAGAAAGAGTCGTCTCATTTCCTTACTTCTTCGTTCTTTCTAATTCATGAACTTCAAGACTGGTTCTGAACGCcgcgtaacatcatcttcaactAACCTCCACCGCCCTTATCTCCATAGGGCCGAGAGGTGCGGCAACTAAAGAATTGCTTATACACTAAATATTGATATACGCTTACTAAAAGAAAGACTTACTTTCACATTCATTAGGCCAGCAAACTAAGAAAGAGAGATGTGCCTAAGGCTAAATGCAAGCAAACTGTGCACGCTAAGAGAAGAAAGAGGAGAGATGTGAGCAATTACTACCACAAGAAAGCCGCCCCTATCTCTAAAGAGACCCGTAACTTCGTTCGTACCTCGAAAGCTTAGGCTTCCAACTGAACTTAATGCCCTTTCGCGCCCCTTACTTAAGAAGCTAAGCGCTTTCAAAGCGCGCTAAGAAAGGTTGCATTGCTTCTGTCAGCCTTTCTGTGCAACAGTCCACCAGTAGCTCCAGATATACTGTACATACTTCAGTCTTCCTTCTAGTTCTTACGGAAGCTCTTTCTTACCAGACCAGTCAAGTAGTACAAGAGCTCTATCTTATCTTATAGCCCTAGCGACGGGTCGCCTTTTGAATTCAGTAAATAGAATCCACTTTTATATAGATAAGGAGTAGATGGATGAGTGAGTCCTCACTGACCTGGTAGGTATAGTCCGTATAGTCGTGGGATAAATGAAATAGATCTCGGTGGAAGTTCGCTTCATCAGCTGTCTCGATTGAATGAATCTCTCCTCCAGCCATGGTAGATCTTCAATTTGCCTTCTATCTTTATCCGGATCCGACAGAATGTTCTTCCTCTAGCCGACCCACACCCCAAAAGCGTAGGGGAGGCACAGCCCCAACCTTTGGAGTGGTTACATCCAGTATGTCCCCCCTTATTCCCGACATGCTGCCCCCCGGCCGGAATGTGGTAGGGTCTTCAAGCCCCACGCTCGATTCTCGAAATGAATGGGCCGTCTCGCGAAGATCTTCGATCCGAACCTGAGCATCTATTCTCCTCTTAGAGTATGAACCACGCCTTCGCTATCGCAAGAATATAGCGAGAGAAGAGCTATCGCTCAGCTGCTTCGCGTATTACGAAAGCCGTATTGCCCGAAGGGCAGCGGCAGCAGTGTGGTTCCAGGTGCCGTCGCGTCATTGAGATCTGCAGGGTGGCGGGGACTTCGACTGCCTTGTATCAGGTGAAGAGAAGGAGGTGGTAGGCTTAGTAGGCTACAATATCACCGTTATGAGCGGTACGTTTCAACCAATTAAACTATAAGCCTCCTATCTCTCTACATGCAATTCGCTCACTTCGGGAAGAGCGGACGGAAAGAGGAGGTCTTTGTTCTATCTGCTTCTTTCTTTTCCTAGGAATGCAGAATTGGAAAAAAGAAGCAAATtggatatattttcttttttttgttttatagttATAGATgggaattatatatataattaagttaagcTAAGCAAGCGGCCCTTTCGCGACTCAAACTGCCGGTCCGCTTTCCGGCTCGGCTCAAACGAGCGGGGGTTAGATAGAAGCTTGCAATGCCGGCTGTTCGCCTTTAGTTAGAAATAGAAGTAGAGGGCTAGCCAGCCCCACCAGACCAGAAAAGTATGAGTATGAATGAAggaaataagaaataaaaacttGGTTACCGGAACCGAAGGTTAGGCCGACTACTTTAGTAAGTATAACTAGACTGAAAAAGTTTATTCCTACCCCTTAACTATTCTGTCAATGTTGCCAATTCCCAGAATACTAATGTACCCTCATGTATACAGTTGCCCAACTACTTTCTTTCTCCGACTTCTTTAGCCACTTCCGCATCTGTCGTATTCTGGAGAGCCTGCTGAGTAAGGACCATTTAGCAATGCCAGCAGTGAGGCTGTCTGGGGACAGGTTAAGGCAGGGCCCGCAGGGCTTGCTTCTCATGAGATTTTGTGAGGTAATCGGAAAGGAGTTCATAAACTGGGCTAAGGGCTTTTAGGCATACAGAAAAGGATAAGTGGATGGAGGGTGCTTCTCAGCTAGAGTTGGGGGTGGAATCGTATTATCTTATAATAGGAGCACGCCCGCTTTTAGCTCTTTCACTCTTTTTCTTTTGCCTTTCCTTCTATTATATTAGTAAACGGTCTCATCTTTTTCAAGAAAGATGTACAGTGGCGGTCTTCTCGTTAATCTTCAGAGGGGAGCTAGTCACTTGGGGCGACCGACCGAGactctttcttattttttagtAGTAGTGTTGAACCTGGAGGAGTGGTTTGatcattttgtttgatttgaggcGGGCTTGCTTGCTCTCATCTAAGAGAAAGGGTGTCCCAAAGGGCTTTCTCTTAGATGAGAGTTTAAGTAACTCAGCGCTTCAAAAACAAGAGTCACGCTCTTTAAACGCCCTAAGAAATAGACTGAAGTCATTCCGATAAGGCTTTTATTTTATTCGGTATACCGCTCCGCGAACAGAGCGAATGAACGAAAATCCAACTTATGTTTCCACTTAATTTTCATTACGAAGATGTATCACGTCAGGATCCGTTGCTCAAACCGAATCACGCCAACGTTATGGAAGTTCCTGGATTGTGTAAAATAAGAGTAGTACCAAAAGCAGCACCTGAagctttaataataaaaaatggaaaattggCTATGGAGATTCCGCGCAGTATGAAATTAATACAGACACAAAGAGCTTCGACAGGAAAGTCGTTTCGATCCAATCCATTCTTGGGGTCAAATAAAGACAAAGGATATGTCAGTGACCTAGCACGACAAAGCACTCTCCGAGGGCATGGAATGTCTCATTTTTTGGTCAGAATCTCCACAGTAATGTCTCTGTTAGATTCTCCGATCGAAATACAGATAAACTCCATTCAATTCTTGATGGAAACGGAGTTTTGCGAATTCTCCCCGGAACTGGAAGATCATTTCGAGATCTTCGAACATATTCGAAGATTCAATGTGACTATTGTCACTTCGGCCAACACACAAGATGAGACTTTACCACCGTGGAGCGGCTTTTTTCAAAAAGATGAAGGGGAAACTCAGTAAGATGTCGGAGAAGCGAAATATACGAGATCACAAACGTAGATTGCTTGCGGCTAAATATGAATGGAGACGAAAGCTGTATAAAGCCGTAAAGATCTCGATCTTCCTAGTGATATGCGGGACAAACATCGTTATAAGTTGTCCAAGTTGCCAAGAAAGAGTTCCTTTGCACGAGTAAAAAACCGATGTATTTCCACAGGTCGCCCTCGTTCCGTATATGAGTTCTTTCGAATTTATCCTATCTTCGTGGATTAGCATCTCGAGGTTCTTTGATGGGCATAAAGAAATCGTCTTGGTAGCAACCACCAAACCAATAGAACAAGGGGTTAGCTCTGCAGCTGGTCTACAAGCAAGGTAAGTAGGTCCCGGCCAGCTCCGAAAAGACCTGACGAAGTAATCCCTTATCTCGAATCGGAAATGCTAACGGGGCGGGAATCTAAGTGGGGGACTGAGCCTGGAGaatgataaagaaaaataaaatgacttatataaaaaagttCATCATTTTTTGCTGCCTTATGCGTTAAAAAAAAACCAGGTAGCCTTTTtttcacaataaataaattaaaatttcatgaAAGAGGGCGAGGCCCGCCCCAGAAATGGGGCGGGGAAAAGGATGTGGGCAAGTGTGGGTCCTTTTCATTTCCATTTTTCTTGAAGGCAGAGAAAGAAAGGAAGTCGACCATTCATTGAATTTTTTGagctatttttaaaatagtaatagTTTCTcgctatataaaaaaaataaatgaagccTATTTGACTTGTGAGTACGCCCACTGACTGTTCACAAACACATTTCAATCATTCTCGAGGATTGATGGGGTAGTTAACTAAACTGTAAAAAATGCAGCTTCCAATATCTTGCTCAC encodes:
- the LOC124917732 gene encoding 60S ribosomal protein L5, mitochondrial-like — its product is MFPLNFHYEDVSRQDPLLKPNHANVMEVPGLCKIRVVPKAAPEALIIKNGKLAMEIPRSMKLIQTQRASTGKSFRSNPFLGSNKDKGYVSDLARQSTLRGHGMSHFLVRISTVMSLLDSPIEIQINSIQFLMETEFCEFSPELEDHFEIFEHIRRFNVTIVTSANTQDETLPPWSGFFQKDEGETQ
- the LOC124917730 gene encoding putative cytochrome c biogenesis ccmB-like mitochondrial protein; the encoded protein is MRRLFLELYHKQIFSFTPITSFSPFLSYIVVTPLMLGFEKHFSCHSHLGPIRIPPLFPFPSTPFPRNEKEDGTLELYYLSAYCLPRILLLQLVGHRVIQISRVFRGFPMLQLLYQFGRSGMDRLNILLGSLVLTLLCGIHFRLALGIQSSSGWNSSQNSTTSPTSLPPTFSRTSIETEWFHVLLLIGYSSPFVSLFPILVSISSQD
- the LOC124917734 gene encoding uncharacterized mitochondrial protein ymf1-like yields the protein MPFRISLLQRESLLRVSGEERSPEILILFHSSGSTSNQWRKLKNLWFPGRTLFRPSCCGTGKKKRFFAQLAHSAGPTCILYLAEEASDRLEFLPSWDSIDQDLLSLYGQYRSTLVDHMDLEKASHFDELETSLFHFYLPSSYLSFVCSREEFDLFNLGIPPK